Proteins encoded together in one Bombus affinis isolate iyBomAffi1 chromosome 2, iyBomAffi1.2, whole genome shotgun sequence window:
- the LOC126926497 gene encoding glutamate--cysteine ligase catalytic subunit yields MGLLSEGSPLTWEETKNLADHVRKHGIIQFINLYKRLRDRQGDILKWGDEVEYMLIKFDDKAKTAKLSLRAAEILKTLNEKEYNDPDNIKSLWRPEYGAYMLEGTPGKPYGGLLVHFNVVEANMRYRRQEASKLLEPNEVLMSLTNFPRTGAYDFTDPPTHPTPNSGASKSLFFPDEAIYPGHPRFKTLTRNIRLRRGEKVAINIPIYKDKNVSSPFKEDFSPFIEDESSCAAREDHIYMDAMGFGMGCCCLQLTFQACNIEEARTLYDQLTPLCPIMLALTAASPFYRGYISDVDCRWNVISCSVDCRTQEERGLKPLEENKFRISKSRYDSIDSYLSEQGEKYNDVPLTYDDEVYKQLLDNGIDKLLAQHIAHLFIRDTVSLFSEKVHQNDLEDTDHFENIQSTNWQTMRFKPPPPNSSIGWRVEFRPCEVQITDFENAAIVCFIVLLTRVILSYKLNLLIPISKVDKNMARAQRRNAVTAEKFWFRQDITSDAKKQDDGQPEYTEFTVNEIINGKDGIFPGLIPLVNSYLASMDVDADTHCTVQAYMKFIQKRASGELLTTAAWLRKEVVSHPEYKNDSVITQRINYDLLKKVQKIVSNEISCPELLGTCILSKTNETIPAAVAKAEKVPM; encoded by the exons ATGGGATTACTATCCGAAGGAAGCCCTTTAACCTGGGAAGAAACGAAAAATCTTGCTGACCATGTTCGGAAACATGGAATTATTCAATTCATTAACCTATACAAAAGACTCAGGGATCGACAGGGTGATATACTCAAATGGGGCGATGag GTTGAATATATGCTTATTAAATTTGATGATAAAGCAAAAACTGCAAAGCTTAGTTTAAGAGCTgcagaaatattaaaaacattaaatgAAAAAGAATATAATGATCCAGA CAATATTAAATCATTATGGAGACCTGAATATGGTGCTTATATGTTAGAAGGCACACCAGGAAAGCCATATGGTGGCTTATTAGTTCATTTTAATGTTGTTGAAGCTAACATGAGATATAGAAGGCAAGAAGCTTCAAAATTACTTGAACCCAATGAAGTTTTAATGTCTTTAACTAATTTTCCTAG AACAGGAGCATATGATTTCACAGATCCTCCAACACATCCAACTCCAAATTCAGGGgcatcaaaaagtttattttttcCAGATGAAGCTATATATCCAGGTCATCCGCGATTTAAAACATTAACGAGAAATATAAGACTACGACGTGGAGAAAAAGTTGCTATAAACATTCCTA TTTATAAAGATAAAAATGTTTCAAGTCCTTTTAAAGAGGATTTTAGTCCCTTTATTGAAGATGAATCAAGTTGTGCAGCAAGAGAAGATCATATTTACATGGATGCCATGGGTTTTGGAATGGGTTGTTGCTGTCTACAACTTACTTTTCAGGCTTGTAACATAGAGGAAGCAAGGACATTATATGACCAATTAACGCCTTTATGTCCAATAATG TTGGCTCTGACTGCTGCTAGTCCATTTTACCGAGGATATATAAGCGACGTTGATTGCCGGTGGAATGTGATATCTTGCTCTGTAGACTGCAGAACACAAGAGGAACGTGGCTTAAAGCCTTTGGAAGAAAATAAATTCAGAATTAGTAAATCTAGATACGATTCTATTGATTCATATCTTAGTGAGCAAGGAGAAAAATATAACGATGTTCCCTTAACGTATGATGATGAAGTATATAAACAACTATTAGATAATGGAATTGATAAATTACTTGCACAACATATAGCTCATTTATTTATCAGAGATActgtatctttattttctgaaaAAGTTCATCAAAATGATTTGGAGGATACTGATCACTTTGAA aaCATACAATCAACTAATTGGCAAACTATGCGATTCAAGCCACCACCACCAAATTCATCTATAGGATGGCGTGTTGAATTTCGTCCATGCGAAGTTCAAATTACGGATTTTGAAAATGCTGCAATAGTTTGTTTTATTGTCCTTCTTACAAGAGTTATTTTAAGTTATAAATTAAACCTTCTGATACCAATTAGTAAAGTTGATAAAAATATGGCTCGGGCACAAAGGAGAAATGCAGTTACAGCAGAAAAATTTTGGTTCCGTCAAGATATTACATCAGACGCAAAAAAGCAAGATGATGGACAACCAGAGTATACAGAATTTACTGTTAACGAAATTATTAATGGAAAG GATGGTATTTTTCCGGGTTTAATACCGTTAGTAAATTCGTACTTAGCTAGTATGGATGTAGATGCGGATacacattgtactgtacaaGCATATATGAAATTCATACAAAAAAGAGCTTCTGGAGAATTATTAACGACTGCTGCATGGTTAAGGAAGGAAGTTGTTTCACACCCAGAGTACAA AAACGATTCTGTAATAACACAACGCATCAACTATGACTTATTAAAAAAAGTACAAAAGATTGTATCTAATGAAATATCGTGTCCAGAATTACTCGGAACGTGTATACTATCAAAAACTAATGAAACTATACCTGCAGCAGTTGCAAAAGCGGAAAAGGTTCCCATGTGA
- the LOC126926646 gene encoding protein Mpv17, protein MIMTHPTNMLGVVKIYQRFLTRYPLLTQAVQAGTLMALGDQIAQNLVERRKIKDLDFIRTAQFGCIGLFLTGPVTRTWYGILDKYIGSKGGIVVLKKVSCDQLFFAPAFLIVLLSTIGILQGNDLEQLKKKLYNEYPDILKNNYKIWPMVQLFNFYFVPLHHQVLVVQSIALLWNTYISYRTSSGK, encoded by the exons ATGATAATGACACATCCTACGAACATGTTGGGTGTTGTCAAAATATATCAAAGGTTCTTAACAAGATATCCGTTACTCACTCAAGCGGTACAAGCGG GTACGTTAATGGCACTTGGAGATCAGATTGCACAAAATCTAGTTGAGCGAAGAAAAATTAAAGATTTAGATTTTATAAGAACAGCTCAGTTTGGATGCATAGGACTTTTCCTTACT GGTCCTGTCACACGAACTTGGTACGGAATATTAGATAAATATATTGGCTCAAAAGGAGGAATTGTAGTATTAAAGAAGGTGTCTTGTGATCAATTATTTTTTGCACCTGCATTTTTAATAGTTCTACTATCAACAATTGGTATTCTACAAGGAAATGACTTAGAacagttaaaaaaaaaattgtataatgAGTATccagatattttaaaaaataattataag ATTTGGCCTATGGTACAACTATTTAACTTTTATTTTGTACCTTTACATCATCAGGTTTTAGTAGTACAATCTATAGCTTTGTTATGGAATACTTATATCTCCTATAGGACAAGTtcaggaaaataa
- the LOC126927995 gene encoding uncharacterized protein LOC126927995, whose product MGKSKNLLENERKQIVRLRKQSKTFIEIANIVNRSETACKQAWYKFLKAGMYCDQPKNGRPRKTTPKMDRRIHRLSGKDRFRSANNIAVEINYKNDTQISARTVRRRLEDFNLGGRKPQKKPLLSSRNRKRRLAFAKAQKFNRKFVEHHKKDSTRL is encoded by the coding sequence ATGGGTAAATCAAAGAATTTACTTGAAAACGAAAGGAAACAAATCGTAAGGCTGCGAAAGCAAAGTAAAACCTTCATCGAAATAGCAAATATAGTGAACAGGTCAGAAACGGCTTGTAAGCAAGCTTGGTATAAATTTTTAAAGGCAGGCATGTATTGCGATCAACCGAAAAACGGAAGACCACGGAAAACAACGCCGAAAATGGATCGCCGAATTCATCGATTGAGCGGAAAGGATCGTTTTCGTAGTGCAAATAATATTGCTGTGGAAATAAACTATAAAAACGATACACAAATTAGTGCTAGAACTGTTAGGAGAAGATTAGAAGACTTTAACTTAGGAGGACGAAAACCCCAAAAGAAACCATTGCTGAGTTCTAGGAATCGAAAAAGACGACTTGCATTTGCTAAAGCTCAAAAATTCAATCGAAAATTTGTGGAGCATCATAAAAAAGACAGTACAAGGTtataa
- the LOC126926610 gene encoding 60S acidic ribosomal protein P0: protein MGREDKATWKSNYFTKLVQLLDDYPKCFIVGADNVGSKQMQQIRMSLRGNAVVLMGKNTMMRKAIRGHIERNAALEKLLPHIRGNVGFVFTRGDLIEVRDKLLENKVRAPARAGAIAPLSVIIPAQNTGLGPEKTSFFQALSIPTKISKGTIEIINDVHILKPGDKVGASEATLLNMLNISPFSYGLLVEQVYDSGTIFAPEILDIKPEDLREKFMAGVANLAAVCLAIGYPTVASAPHSIANGFKNLLAIAAVTDIEFPEATTIKEYIKDPSKFAAAVSVAAPATAAAEAPVAEKKEEKKEESESEDEDMGFGLFD, encoded by the exons ATGGGTAGGGAGGACAAGGCAACATGGAAATCCAATTACTTTACAAAACTTGTT cAACTATTGGATGATTACCCAAAATGTTTCATTGTGGGTGCCGACAATGTTGGTtcgaaacaaatgcaacaaATCCGTATGTCCCTTCGTGGGAATGCTGTTGTATTAATGGGAAAGAACACAATGATGAGGAAAGCTATTCGTGGTCATATTGAACGCAATGCTGCCCTCGAAAAACTTCTTCCACATATTCGTGGAAATGTTGGTTTTGTTTTTACCCGTGGAGACTTAATCGAAGTAAGGGACAAACTTTTGGAAAACAAAGTCAGAGCACCAGCTAGAGCAGGTGCTATTGCACCACTAAGTGTAATTATTCCTGCTCAAAACACTGGTCTTGGGCCTGAGAAAACATCATTCTTTCAAGCTTTGAGCATTCCTACCAAAATCTCTAAGGGTACTATTGAAATTATT AACGATGTACATATTTTAAAACCAGGTGATAAAGTGGGTGCATCTGAAGCTACTCTTTTAAATATGTTGAACATTTCTCCATTTTCATATGGTTTACTTGTTGAACAAGTCTATGATTCGGGTACTATTTTTGCACCTGAAATTTTGGACATCAAACCAGAAGATTTAAGAGAAAAGTTCATGGCTGGAGTGGCAAACTTAGCCGCAGTGTGTTTAGCTATTGGCTATCCCACAGTAGCTAGTGCTCCTCACAGTATCGCTAATGGATTCAAGAATCTGTTGGCCATTGCTGCTGTGACTGATATTGAATTTCCAGAAGCAACTACAATTAAGGAATACATCAAG GACCCAAGTAAATTTGCTGCTGCAGTTTCTGTTGCTGCACCAGCTACGGCTGCTGCAGAAGCACCAGTCgcggaaaagaaagaagaaaagaaagaggaatCTGAATCAGAAGATGAAGATATGGGATTCGGTTTGTTCGACTAA